In the Flagellimonas sp. MMG031 genome, one interval contains:
- a CDS encoding DUF4249 domain-containing protein, with protein MGGRMSAKTYIYGLVLGRLVSACVEPFDATSEIRSDTSLLGTLVVEANITSEEEIQRVFLSSVQALQNGGEEGPLFNTNTSRIKENGIENEFESNATVEIRTDNGAVYAFEAVGNGSYESLTPFAAMPNVSYQLFVSLSNGLEYASSMVKNEAISVIDSVYAMRTTSNDGIEGIGIFIDSRNTANTGNFFNYTYLETYKIIAPNWDPFEFIRPGDGTFSVAARTQEERVCFNSRESNEIIQAPNVDFDSNRLNGFMVRFLGSDNFFISHRYSIEIRQQIRTQEAFEFYNILSSFSSSENIFSQVQPGFLEGNIRAVNSDARVIGFFDVVSVSKRRIFFNYEDFFPNAALPPYPFECTIFTPSIDDDILAGRVEFVGNNENPGPDELPYFVTFTPCGDCTQLGSNVEPDFWIE; from the coding sequence TTGGGTGGAAGAATGAGTGCTAAGACATACATATATGGTTTGGTTTTAGGCCGGTTGGTATCAGCTTGTGTAGAACCTTTTGATGCAACCTCGGAAATCCGTTCCGATACGAGTTTACTTGGTACTTTGGTGGTTGAAGCCAACATTACTAGCGAGGAAGAGATTCAGAGGGTTTTTTTGAGCAGTGTACAAGCTCTCCAAAATGGTGGAGAAGAAGGGCCACTTTTTAATACAAACACATCCAGAATAAAAGAGAACGGTATTGAAAATGAATTTGAAAGTAATGCTACCGTTGAAATTCGCACTGACAATGGTGCTGTTTATGCCTTTGAAGCAGTAGGAAATGGCTCCTACGAATCCTTGACTCCATTTGCGGCTATGCCCAATGTTTCCTACCAATTGTTCGTGTCCCTGTCCAACGGTTTGGAATATGCATCTTCAATGGTTAAAAATGAGGCTATTTCCGTCATTGATTCGGTTTATGCGATGCGTACGACCAGTAATGATGGGATAGAGGGCATCGGTATTTTTATTGATAGCAGGAACACGGCCAACACTGGAAATTTTTTTAATTACACTTACTTGGAAACGTATAAAATTATCGCTCCAAATTGGGATCCTTTTGAATTTATCAGACCTGGCGATGGTACTTTTTCAGTGGCAGCGAGAACCCAAGAGGAAAGGGTATGCTTCAACAGTAGGGAATCCAACGAAATCATACAGGCACCAAATGTAGACTTTGACTCGAATCGTTTGAATGGATTTATGGTTCGTTTTTTAGGTTCTGATAATTTTTTTATTTCCCATCGTTACAGTATCGAAATAAGGCAACAAATTCGGACACAAGAAGCGTTTGAGTTTTACAATATACTATCATCATTCTCGAGCTCGGAAAACATTTTTTCTCAAGTTCAGCCTGGATTTTTGGAAGGAAATATTAGAGCTGTAAATTCAGATGCCAGGGTAATCGGGTTTTTCGACGTTGTTTCGGTTTCAAAGAGAAGAATCTTCTTTAACTATGAAGACTTTTTTCCAAATGCGGCACTCCCTCCTTATCCTTTTGAATGTACCATCTTTACTCCCAGTATTGATGATGATATACTTGCAGGGAGAGTAGAGTTTGTTGGAAATAATGAAAATCCAGGGCCGGATGAGCTCCCCTATTTTGTTACGTTTACACCATGTGGTGATTGCACGCAATTAGGCAGTAATGTAGAACCCGATTTTTGGATAGAATAA
- a CDS encoding DUF4249 domain-containing protein, whose translation MKFLKVSYRIILGIILLTSLGACLDELDIQTLSNEEQEPVLVVEAVLTDELITQKVYLSRSSLRLDLETDTVYNPNVPLGRGPRDSVDMEGGATVRVLGENGIEFNFTEGEEGTYLSNQPFALEMGVDYTLEIVTSNGREYVSDPLNVQGKSQLTNVYAEKAVSDTGVEGVAIYLDSEPTQGNPKNYRYTYEETYKIIAPYWQENDFELTDYDPTTTPFPTYNLEIVPREIQNRICYNTVFSSTIDQISTVGTGAGIQRHMVRFIGKENFIISHRYSILVKQQVQSADAYSFYETLKSFSQSENVFSQVQPGALNANVRRVDGAEENILGYVEAVTVSERRLFFDYEDFFPGEELPPYAFGFNCNFQTSPLFTVRGCPQGVLDRVDLGLITYYAPYDESLVPLATCIGPYVFVPRLCGDCTLLGDNVEPDFWVEE comes from the coding sequence ATGAAATTTCTGAAAGTTTCATATCGCATTATTTTGGGAATCATTCTTCTAACATCGCTAGGGGCATGTTTGGATGAATTGGATATTCAAACCTTGAGCAATGAGGAGCAAGAGCCGGTTTTGGTAGTGGAAGCCGTGTTGACCGATGAGCTGATCACACAAAAAGTGTACTTAAGTAGGAGTAGTTTACGATTGGATCTTGAGACGGACACCGTTTACAACCCGAATGTTCCCCTTGGCAGGGGTCCCAGGGATTCCGTTGACATGGAAGGAGGGGCCACGGTTCGAGTGCTGGGCGAAAACGGTATTGAATTCAATTTTACAGAAGGTGAAGAGGGCACTTACCTTTCCAATCAACCTTTTGCGCTTGAAATGGGGGTGGATTACACCTTGGAAATCGTGACCAGCAATGGAAGGGAGTATGTTTCCGACCCATTGAACGTGCAAGGAAAGTCGCAACTCACCAATGTATATGCTGAAAAAGCTGTCAGCGATACCGGAGTGGAAGGAGTGGCCATATACCTAGACAGCGAACCGACGCAGGGGAATCCGAAAAACTACAGGTATACCTATGAGGAAACCTATAAGATCATTGCTCCATATTGGCAAGAGAACGATTTTGAATTGACCGATTATGACCCCACCACTACTCCCTTTCCTACCTATAATTTGGAAATAGTGCCTCGTGAAATACAGAACCGAATCTGTTACAATACGGTTTTTTCAAGCACAATTGACCAAATCAGCACTGTGGGAACTGGTGCTGGCATTCAACGGCATATGGTAAGGTTCATCGGCAAGGAAAACTTTATAATTTCCCACAGGTACAGCATTTTGGTGAAGCAGCAGGTGCAATCAGCGGATGCTTATTCCTTTTACGAAACCTTGAAGAGCTTTTCGCAGTCCGAGAATGTTTTTTCACAGGTGCAACCTGGTGCTCTCAATGCCAATGTGCGCAGGGTTGACGGTGCGGAAGAAAATATCTTGGGCTACGTGGAGGCGGTGACCGTATCTGAAAGGCGGTTGTTTTTTGATTATGAGGATTTTTTTCCTGGAGAGGAGCTTCCGCCATATGCTTTTGGCTTTAACTGTAATTTTCAAACGTCTCCATTATTCACAGTTCGTGGATGTCCACAAGGGGTTTTGGACAGGGTAGATTTGGGCCTTATAACATATTATGCTCCATATGACGAGAGTTTGGTTCCTTTGGCTACCTGTATTGGGCCATATGTTTTTGTTCCTCGGTTATGTGGTGATTGCACGCTCTTGGGTGATAATGTTGAACCTGATTTTTGGGTGGAAGAATGA
- a CDS encoding TonB-dependent receptor yields the protein MLLCFVQVSLAQVEPSNSASTSKTASEIFQELQQKSGYTFFYLEEWMDGLALPENIPNASLSEILDTLLSETSLNYYILEEEKRVFLLQNTIIYDELPLSFYQQSDTILQSQTAETRGNLPPPTFFQDEVVQRQQQLPVARVGRADEQDLRSSYRLSGRVLNAENGAPIPDLAIRSGGRVAVTDERGAYELELPAGYNLVSTSAMGIQDSEREVIMYNDGTLDFVLQESLEQLEEVVVEADAVSNVEDAISGSEEINSEEAKDIPLVLGERNILEVAKALPGISSAGEGATGLNVRGGKTDQNLVLLDDAVLYNPTHFFGIFQALNPFTTEKVNIYKGAAPMEFGGRLSSVLDIETKNGNTEKISGEGSIGPVTGNLALEIPLKKDVSSLVIGGRGVYADWILRSLDEESLSNSEASFFDGIVKYHHKFNENSEIRGTAYYSRDNFSITSDSLYNYSNRLGSLRWAHKLNQNTTGVLTGSFSSYNFGIDYEGEGNGNFELDYTINESELRYKLNTRLNSAHTLDYGLSAKFYSLLPGDVRPSGENSNIAPVSIDREQALEGALFIGDEFRASDRLLFNVGVRYAFYAALGEGTQNTYQNGAPRNRSTVQDTISYGSGEFIETYGGPEARFSARYLITDDFSVKTSFNNSYQFIHTLSNNTTVSPIDTWKLSDLNIAPQRGYQATLGFFKNFNDNMYELSLEGYYKRMEDVLDFKTGADLLLNENVETEVLQGQGKAYGVEFLLRKNRGDFNGWLSYTYSRSKYRFDGSTPEERINDGEFFPSNFDKPHDLSVIANYKFTRRYSFSMNFAYQTGRPVTFPVGTFRFNNADFVAFSDRNAFRIPDYYRLDLGINIEGNHKKNKLAHSFITIQVYNVLGRNNPYSVFFVTENGEVKALQSSIFAMPIPSITYNFKF from the coding sequence GTGTTACTGTGTTTCGTACAGGTTTCTCTCGCTCAAGTTGAACCTAGTAACAGCGCAAGCACTTCGAAAACGGCTTCCGAAATCTTCCAAGAACTACAGCAAAAATCGGGATACACCTTCTTCTACCTTGAGGAATGGATGGATGGTCTGGCCTTGCCGGAAAATATACCCAACGCTTCCCTATCCGAGATTTTGGACACCCTTTTATCCGAAACCTCATTGAACTATTACATCCTGGAAGAAGAAAAACGGGTGTTCCTGTTGCAAAATACCATCATTTATGATGAACTGCCCCTAAGTTTCTATCAACAGAGCGATACCATTTTACAGTCCCAGACCGCCGAGACCCGGGGCAACCTTCCGCCCCCAACCTTTTTTCAGGATGAAGTTGTACAACGGCAACAACAATTGCCCGTTGCCCGTGTGGGACGTGCTGACGAACAGGACCTGAGGTCGAGCTACCGCTTATCGGGCCGTGTGCTCAATGCGGAAAATGGTGCGCCCATCCCGGACCTGGCCATAAGGAGCGGTGGACGGGTGGCCGTGACCGATGAACGTGGGGCCTATGAACTGGAACTTCCCGCAGGATACAATCTGGTTTCTACCAGTGCGATGGGAATCCAGGATTCGGAGCGCGAGGTGATCATGTACAACGATGGCACCTTGGATTTTGTGCTACAGGAAAGTTTGGAACAGTTGGAAGAGGTGGTAGTGGAGGCCGATGCGGTGAGCAACGTGGAGGATGCCATTTCGGGCAGCGAGGAAATCAACTCCGAAGAAGCCAAGGACATTCCGTTGGTGCTCGGGGAAAGAAACATTTTGGAAGTGGCCAAGGCACTTCCCGGCATATCGTCGGCAGGCGAGGGGGCCACGGGCCTGAACGTGAGAGGGGGCAAGACCGATCAGAACCTGGTGCTGCTGGACGATGCGGTGCTGTACAATCCCACCCATTTTTTTGGCATCTTTCAGGCACTCAACCCGTTCACCACCGAAAAGGTGAACATCTACAAAGGCGCCGCGCCCATGGAGTTCGGGGGAAGGCTCTCCTCCGTGCTGGACATCGAGACCAAGAACGGGAATACCGAAAAAATATCAGGGGAGGGCTCCATTGGGCCCGTGACCGGAAACCTGGCCCTGGAAATTCCATTGAAAAAGGACGTCTCTTCCCTGGTGATAGGGGGCAGGGGCGTGTATGCCGATTGGATATTGAGGTCCTTGGACGAAGAGTCCCTGAGCAACAGCGAAGCCTCGTTCTTTGACGGTATCGTAAAATACCACCATAAGTTTAACGAGAACAGCGAAATCAGGGGGACAGCTTACTACAGCCGCGACAATTTCAGCATCACTTCCGATTCCCTCTACAATTACAGCAACCGGTTGGGCTCGCTGCGCTGGGCGCACAAGCTCAACCAGAACACCACTGGGGTACTTACGGGAAGCTTTAGCAGCTATAATTTTGGGATTGACTACGAAGGCGAAGGGAACGGGAACTTTGAGCTGGACTATACCATCAACGAATCCGAGCTCAGGTACAAACTGAATACCCGATTGAACAGTGCCCATACGTTGGATTATGGTCTTTCGGCAAAATTTTATTCCTTACTGCCGGGCGATGTGAGGCCATCAGGGGAGAATTCCAATATAGCCCCCGTTTCCATAGACAGGGAGCAGGCCCTGGAAGGCGCTCTTTTTATTGGGGACGAATTCCGGGCATCGGACAGGCTGCTGTTCAACGTCGGGGTACGCTATGCCTTTTACGCCGCCCTTGGGGAAGGAACGCAAAACACCTATCAGAATGGCGCCCCGCGAAACCGGTCGACCGTACAGGACACCATATCCTATGGCTCAGGAGAATTTATCGAAACCTATGGCGGGCCAGAAGCACGATTTTCCGCACGATACTTGATCACTGACGATTTTTCGGTAAAGACGAGCTTCAACAATTCCTATCAGTTTATACACACGCTCTCCAACAATACCACGGTTTCGCCCATCGATACCTGGAAACTATCGGACCTGAACATAGCGCCCCAAAGGGGATATCAGGCCACCTTGGGATTCTTCAAGAACTTCAACGACAATATGTACGAACTCAGCTTAGAGGGATACTACAAGCGTATGGAGGATGTGCTGGACTTTAAAACGGGGGCCGACCTTTTGCTGAACGAGAATGTGGAGACCGAGGTGCTCCAAGGCCAGGGGAAAGCCTATGGTGTCGAATTCCTGTTGCGGAAGAACCGAGGTGATTTTAATGGGTGGCTCAGCTATACCTACTCCCGTTCCAAATATCGGTTCGATGGCAGTACCCCGGAAGAGCGTATCAATGATGGGGAGTTTTTCCCGTCCAATTTTGACAAGCCCCACGACCTGAGCGTCATCGCCAACTATAAGTTTACCCGGCGGTACAGTTTTTCGATGAACTTTGCCTATCAGACCGGGCGTCCGGTGACCTTTCCGGTGGGAACCTTTAGGTTCAACAATGCGGACTTTGTGGCTTTCAGCGATCGGAATGCCTTCAGGATACCCGACTACTACCGTTTGGATCTGGGCATCAATATAGAGGGCAACCATAAAAAGAACAAGTTGGCCCACAGTTTCATCACCATACAGGTATACAACGTTTTGGGCCGGAACAATCCGTATTCGGTATTCTTTGTGACCGAAAATGGGGAGGTAAAGGCCCTGCAAAGCTCCATTTTTGCCATGCCCATACCCTCCATAACCTATAATTTTAAGTTTTGA
- a CDS encoding helix-turn-helix transcriptional regulator translates to MTDLGLYLAKKSINKAEVARRTGISKSRISQLSSNPTTKLRAEELYLISLAIDIDPCEVIKELYGGLKLPN, encoded by the coding sequence ATGACAGACCTAGGATTATATTTGGCCAAAAAGTCCATCAACAAAGCGGAAGTAGCGAGACGGACTGGCATAAGCAAATCAAGGATAAGTCAATTGAGTTCCAACCCAACCACTAAACTTAGGGCGGAGGAACTCTACCTTATTTCATTGGCCATTGACATCGACCCCTGTGAAGTAATCAAAGAGTTATATGGAGGCCTGAAGCTTCCTAATTAA
- a CDS encoding HipA domain-containing protein: MKKKLDQSDNFIHLKPLPILGKSGYKHGMSGLLVAKKHSYSVIKDVAVGGDAPKDLIRLYEYGCGRKTNFNGWPIYIAKLGHKWYPCESITEQLISDIGRWLGFLLADSKLCVLGGQIRFLSKYFLSRNKEQLYHGANLYAGYLNDEQFVDEVELAQQTQSFFTVNFTKETLSHFFKDTKEELFARFMEMLFFDALVGNNDRHMYNWGVIRDLFGIKNAKYAPIYDSARGLLWNYTEKKIDNILNSGQTKLSIESYCNASRPKIGVEGKSKINHFTLIEVHKEYFKTLDLVKNSLKPEVLDQVLENIDKNYKTLLSNNRRLLIKDILRYRVEVIRNTLI, translated from the coding sequence ATGAAGAAAAAATTGGACCAAAGTGATAATTTTATACACCTAAAGCCATTACCTATTCTTGGCAAGAGTGGTTATAAACATGGTATGTCTGGTCTATTGGTAGCTAAAAAACATTCTTACTCAGTAATAAAGGATGTAGCTGTTGGAGGAGACGCACCCAAGGATTTAATAAGGCTTTACGAATATGGATGCGGAAGAAAAACAAATTTCAATGGTTGGCCTATATATATTGCAAAATTAGGCCATAAATGGTATCCCTGTGAATCAATAACAGAACAACTTATTTCAGATATTGGAAGATGGTTGGGGTTTTTACTTGCGGATTCTAAATTATGTGTCCTAGGTGGTCAAATTAGATTTTTATCCAAATACTTTTTATCTAGAAACAAGGAACAGCTATATCATGGGGCTAATTTGTATGCCGGGTATTTAAATGATGAGCAATTTGTTGATGAAGTAGAACTTGCCCAACAGACTCAATCTTTTTTCACAGTGAATTTTACAAAAGAAACATTAAGTCATTTTTTTAAGGACACTAAAGAAGAGTTGTTTGCCAGATTTATGGAGATGCTTTTTTTTGATGCTTTGGTGGGAAATAATGACCGACATATGTACAATTGGGGTGTCATAAGAGATTTATTTGGCATAAAGAACGCAAAATATGCGCCAATTTATGATTCGGCACGAGGTTTGCTCTGGAATTATACTGAAAAAAAGATAGATAATATTTTAAATAGTGGTCAAACAAAATTATCAATAGAAAGTTATTGCAATGCTAGCCGACCAAAAATAGGTGTTGAAGGAAAAAGCAAAATAAATCACTTTACATTAATCGAAGTTCATAAAGAATATTTTAAAACACTTGATTTGGTGAAGAATTCCCTTAAACCTGAAGTTTTGGACCAAGTTCTGGAAAATATTGATAAGAATTACAAAACACTATTAAGCAATAATAGACGTTTATTAATTAAGGATATTTTAAGATATCGAGTTGAAGTAATTAGAAATACATTAATTTAG
- a CDS encoding HipA N-terminal domain-containing protein, translating to MKEVIKDVFKKLTPWAVDPDIKSDFKNENDHGEFELKFENNIIGFLKYDDSKWTFKYSDEFISEKPLLPLIDFPNVNKVYEFEHLMPFFAARIPNLNQPYHEKKIKKFNGNKKSEVSMLRIFGKKSINNPFELSFI from the coding sequence ATGAAAGAAGTTATAAAAGACGTATTTAAAAAACTGACGCCTTGGGCGGTGGATCCGGATATTAAGTCAGACTTCAAAAATGAAAATGATCATGGAGAGTTTGAACTTAAATTTGAAAACAATATAATTGGTTTTTTGAAATACGATGATTCAAAATGGACTTTTAAATATTCTGATGAATTTATTTCGGAGAAACCTCTTTTACCGTTGATTGATTTTCCAAATGTTAATAAGGTTTATGAATTTGAGCATTTGATGCCATTTTTTGCTGCTCGAATTCCAAATTTGAACCAACCTTATCATGAGAAGAAGATTAAAAAATTTAATGGAAATAAAAAAAGTGAAGTGTCTATGTTGAGGATTTTCGGAAAGAAATCTATTAATAATCCTTTTGAATTAAGTTTTATATAA
- the mobB gene encoding MobB family relaxase translates to MYLTISAQKMGSTYNSSVGNYVDYLEKENEDRSPELREEFFDQENDNVSPQTVIDEIDANTAKLRQKDPKFYSIVVSPNQRELKAIGNDPNMLREYTRKLMEDYAKSFHRNQEVKAENLKYYAKIEHERTYRGFDKQVQENAPYRGEIARLRNEIRKVERGESIGNVNELEKRIKEQERLAPHKQNEQLVAAGMQKEGPQTHIHIIVSRRDVTNTYTLSPMAKHKASEVELNGKTVKRGFDRDSFYQAAEKTFDRTTGFKRNYVESYVGRKAHAKEPGKFFAKVMGLPTKEKDMAFKLLKTMGVKAPSIPTNKVQIAAKIIKALGRSIDKGRGTGEDMGY, encoded by the coding sequence ATGTACCTTACCATCTCAGCACAGAAAATGGGCAGTACCTACAACTCCAGTGTGGGGAACTATGTGGACTATCTGGAAAAGGAGAACGAGGATAGGTCGCCCGAACTCAGGGAGGAATTCTTTGACCAAGAGAACGACAACGTAAGCCCTCAAACGGTTATCGATGAAATAGATGCCAATACGGCCAAACTGAGGCAGAAGGATCCAAAATTCTATTCCATAGTGGTCAGTCCCAACCAAAGGGAACTTAAGGCCATTGGAAATGACCCGAACATGCTAAGGGAATACACAAGGAAACTCATGGAGGACTATGCCAAGAGTTTTCATAGGAACCAAGAGGTCAAGGCCGAGAACCTGAAATATTATGCCAAGATAGAGCATGAGCGCACCTATCGGGGATTTGACAAACAGGTTCAGGAGAATGCGCCGTACCGTGGTGAAATAGCTAGACTCAGGAACGAGATACGGAAAGTGGAACGGGGCGAATCCATCGGGAATGTCAATGAGCTTGAAAAAAGGATCAAAGAGCAAGAAAGATTGGCCCCACATAAACAGAACGAGCAATTGGTGGCCGCAGGAATGCAAAAAGAGGGGCCACAGACCCACATTCATATCATTGTCAGCAGAAGGGACGTGACGAACACCTATACGCTTTCCCCAATGGCAAAGCACAAGGCCTCGGAAGTGGAACTGAACGGAAAGACGGTCAAGAGAGGATTTGATCGGGACAGTTTTTACCAAGCAGCCGAGAAGACCTTTGACAGGACAACGGGCTTCAAGAGGAACTATGTGGAATCCTATGTTGGTAGAAAAGCCCATGCCAAGGAACCGGGAAAGTTCTTTGCCAAGGTCATGGGTCTGCCCACCAAGGAAAAGGACATGGCCTTTAAACTACTTAAGACCATGGGGGTCAAAGCTCCCAGTATCCCGACCAATAAAGTACAGATTGCGGCCAAGATTATCAAAGCCCTTGGAAGGAGTATCGATAAGGGCAGAGGTACTGGTGAGGACATGGGCTACTGA
- a CDS encoding BfmA/BtgA family mobilization protein, producing MEKQKTNGRTKKGTGGYSNITVKKETATRFRTYSKRFNKSHSEVLDGMISYFKENNLDPFGEGTKVILDSIKKLEVNMMKKFDRLIAIIKNMEKTSIRPTYEMMLILYEAYVKDGRKPKREPVKMHEERMDFLEPRNTVPKVEHDRMLKEFQSYKKRCNEILHNVEKVEPMMGKPYLKINMGFGDFESLKHQLR from the coding sequence ATGGAAAAGCAAAAAACAAATGGCAGAACAAAGAAAGGAACAGGAGGTTATTCCAATATCACGGTAAAGAAGGAAACGGCCACACGCTTTCGCACTTATTCCAAAAGGTTCAACAAATCGCATAGCGAAGTGTTGGATGGAATGATAAGCTACTTCAAGGAGAACAACCTTGACCCTTTTGGTGAGGGAACAAAGGTCATCCTTGACAGTATCAAAAAGCTGGAAGTGAATATGATGAAAAAATTCGATAGGCTCATCGCCATTATCAAGAACATGGAGAAGACCAGTATAAGGCCCACTTATGAAATGATGCTCATTCTTTACGAGGCCTATGTAAAGGATGGGAGAAAACCTAAACGTGAACCCGTCAAGATGCATGAAGAACGAATGGATTTTTTGGAACCTAGGAATACCGTTCCAAAAGTGGAGCACGATAGAATGCTAAAAGAATTTCAAAGCTATAAGAAACGCTGTAATGAGATTCTGCACAATGTTGAGAAGGTGGAGCCAATGATGGGAAAGCCATATCTAAAGATCAATATGGGCTTTGGGGATTTTGAAAGCCTGAAACATCAATTAAGATAA
- a CDS encoding site-specific integrase, with product MRNSNTLKVLLFTRDISNNPQKLTIYARITVNGKRAEISLKRYVSVNDWDENKGRLHGLTHKARLLNSYLDEVYAAIMDTHKVLLREEKVITAQAIKARYLGQDEQHSTLHELIEYHNKTQKSVLRPGTMKNYYGTKKYLFRFLESKYKLPDIRLKQLNYKFITDFEHYLLNGPQLQKGKKCTNNGAMKHLERLMKMVKLGVKLEWLDKDPFINYRLRFHKTERSYLTERELKRIEETNFTGAGYEKVKDAFLFACYTGLSYIDVRELEKNQLVLGIDGNQWIYTKREKTSQSVKLPLLPKAKEIIEKYWDSPETNTKILPVLSNQKTNKYLKEITKACGIYKTISFHSARHTFATTVTLSNGVPIETVSKMLGHTKLSTTQIYARVLEHKIGEDMQNLIEHMQTKKAAEG from the coding sequence ATGCGCAATTCCAACACTTTAAAAGTACTTCTCTTCACACGGGACATTTCAAATAATCCCCAAAAGTTGACCATTTATGCCCGTATCACCGTTAATGGGAAGAGGGCAGAAATCAGTCTGAAACGCTATGTTTCGGTGAATGATTGGGACGAAAACAAGGGAAGGCTCCATGGACTTACCCACAAGGCCCGTTTATTGAACAGCTACCTTGATGAGGTCTATGCTGCAATCATGGACACCCATAAGGTATTGTTGCGGGAAGAAAAGGTCATCACGGCACAGGCAATCAAAGCCCGTTATCTAGGGCAGGACGAGCAACATAGTACCCTTCATGAACTTATCGAGTATCATAATAAAACACAAAAGAGTGTGCTCCGCCCCGGAACTATGAAGAACTATTATGGGACCAAAAAGTATCTTTTTCGCTTTTTGGAATCCAAATACAAACTCCCCGACATCCGATTGAAACAATTGAACTATAAGTTCATTACCGATTTTGAACACTATCTGTTGAACGGCCCACAACTCCAAAAGGGAAAGAAATGTACCAATAATGGGGCCATGAAACATTTAGAACGTTTGATGAAAATGGTCAAGCTGGGCGTTAAGTTGGAATGGTTGGACAAAGACCCTTTCATTAACTATAGGCTCAGGTTTCATAAAACTGAACGAAGTTACCTAACGGAAAGAGAACTTAAGCGAATTGAGGAAACGAACTTCACTGGAGCAGGCTATGAAAAAGTCAAAGATGCATTCCTTTTCGCCTGTTATACTGGCCTATCCTATATCGATGTCCGGGAACTTGAAAAGAATCAACTGGTTTTGGGTATTGATGGAAACCAATGGATCTATACCAAAAGGGAAAAAACATCGCAAAGTGTGAAACTGCCTTTATTACCCAAAGCAAAAGAAATCATTGAAAAGTATTGGGACAGTCCAGAGACCAATACTAAAATACTACCTGTACTCTCTAATCAAAAGACAAACAAATATCTAAAAGAGATTACCAAGGCTTGTGGTATTTACAAGACCATATCCTTTCATTCGGCCAGGCACACTTTTGCAACAACGGTAACCCTTTCCAATGGAGTGCCGATAGAAACCGTTTCAAAAATGCTCGGCCATACCAAACTTTCCACTACCCAGATCTATGCAAGGGTACTGGAGCATAAGATAGGGGAGGACATGCAAAACCTTATAGAACATATGCAGACCAAAAAAGCAGCCGAAGGATGA
- a CDS encoding heavy-metal-associated domain-containing protein — translation MSTLQFKSNIKCSGCANTVKPFLDKVDGVTDWSVDFASQDKLLIVQTTSATEEEITSAVESAGYHLTKK, via the coding sequence ATGAGTACATTACAATTCAAATCAAATATTAAGTGCAGTGGGTGTGCCAATACCGTAAAACCATTTTTGGATAAGGTGGATGGCGTGACCGATTGGTCTGTAGACTTTGCCTCCCAAGACAAATTGTTGATCGTACAGACCACAAGTGCCACGGAAGAGGAAATCACTTCTGCCGTTGAATCGGCTGGATATCATTTGACCAAGAAATAA